A window of the Candidatus Glassbacteria bacterium genome harbors these coding sequences:
- a CDS encoding Gfo/Idh/MocA family oxidoreductase: protein MKEEVQLNRRDFIGKTTFWAAAASLAAGATQSGRSQLNDSTVPPPSRVGVGFLGVGIRGTLLLEASMEVAGVDPVVACDLYTGHLDRAKELTDGKIEVTGDYQQVLNRKDIDAVVVAAPDHWHKQMVKDALDAGKHVYCEKPLTHRWEDGDEFIQMAKKSGKVTQVGSQYMSMPCAQKATELIKSGKLGQVTMIEGKIHRNSSTGAWYYPIPPDASPQTVDWKRFIGDSKWYDFDLKRFFQWRLFWDYSGGLPTDLFVHLVTAAHQLMSVTVPDQVVSFGDIYRWKNYRDVPDQMTALASYPEGFVLKLTSTSNNNHGGPPLTFYGTEGTLEYSGGSMTYYYEPRREDFRYPTHSWPTATVEQFREIMDLNEDLQPVKNPPPDAEEPFQFGPGDGTEGSTTAHMRNWYDAIRGEDTAVEPMEVGVNAVNVGHMVNVSFRNNKIVRWNPRTRKVEM, encoded by the coding sequence ATGAAGGAAGAAGTCCAGCTTAACCGCAGGGATTTTATCGGCAAGACCACGTTCTGGGCCGCGGCGGCCTCGCTGGCCGCGGGCGCTACACAGTCCGGCCGCAGCCAGCTTAACGACAGCACTGTCCCGCCCCCGTCGAGAGTGGGCGTGGGTTTCCTGGGAGTCGGTATCCGCGGCACGCTGCTGCTGGAAGCCAGCATGGAAGTGGCCGGTGTGGACCCGGTGGTGGCCTGCGACCTCTACACCGGCCATCTCGACCGGGCCAAGGAACTCACCGACGGCAAGATCGAGGTGACCGGCGACTACCAGCAGGTGCTGAACCGCAAGGATATCGACGCTGTGGTGGTCGCCGCACCGGACCACTGGCACAAGCAGATGGTCAAGGATGCGCTGGATGCCGGCAAGCATGTGTACTGCGAAAAACCCCTGACCCATCGCTGGGAAGACGGCGACGAGTTTATCCAGATGGCGAAGAAAAGCGGCAAGGTAACCCAGGTCGGCAGCCAGTACATGAGCATGCCCTGCGCGCAGAAAGCCACCGAGCTGATCAAGAGCGGCAAGCTGGGCCAGGTGACCATGATCGAGGGCAAGATCCACCGCAACAGCTCAACCGGTGCATGGTATTACCCGATCCCGCCGGATGCCAGCCCGCAGACTGTTGACTGGAAACGCTTTATCGGCGACTCCAAGTGGTACGATTTCGACCTCAAACGCTTTTTCCAGTGGCGGCTGTTCTGGGACTACTCCGGCGGCCTGCCTACCGACCTGTTCGTCCACCTGGTAACCGCGGCGCACCAGTTGATGAGTGTCACCGTGCCGGACCAGGTGGTCTCGTTCGGCGATATCTACCGCTGGAAAAACTACCGCGACGTGCCGGACCAGATGACCGCCCTGGCCAGCTACCCGGAAGGCTTCGTGCTCAAGCTGACCAGCACTTCCAACAACAACCACGGCGGCCCACCGCTGACTTTCTACGGCACCGAGGGCACCCTGGAATACAGCGGCGGTTCAATGACCTATTACTATGAACCGCGCCGCGAGGATTTCCGCTACCCCACACATAGCTGGCCCACCGCCACCGTCGAGCAGTTCAGGGAGATCATGGACCTCAACGAAGACCTTCAGCCGGTCAAAAATCCTCCGCCGGACGCCGAGGAGCCGTTCCAGTTCGGCCCCGGCGACGGGACCGAGGGCAGCACCACCGCGCACATGCGCAACTGGTACGATGCGATCCGCGGCGAGGACACGGCTGTCGAGCCGATGGAGGTCGGGGTCAACGCGGTCAACGTGGGCCACATGGTCAATGTCAGCTTCCGCAATAACAAGATTGTCCGCTGGAACCCGCGGACCCGCAAGGTCGAGATGTAA
- a CDS encoding transcriptional regulator: protein MNLDPLIHAPIRLAILSVLISVESAKFTFLKDATGATDGNLSTHLTKLEKSGYIKISKTFENKKPQTSCALTKKGREAFEKYLGQLETLVRMRHGGDA, encoded by the coding sequence ATGAACCTGGACCCTCTTATCCATGCTCCCATTCGTCTGGCCATTCTTTCGGTGCTGATTTCGGTCGAGAGCGCCAAGTTCACCTTCCTGAAAGATGCGACCGGCGCCACGGACGGTAACCTGAGTACGCACCTGACAAAGCTGGAAAAAAGCGGTTATATAAAGATAAGTAAAACGTTCGAGAACAAGAAACCGCAGACAAGCTGTGCGTTGACAAAAAAGGGCCGCGAGGCGTTCGAGAAGTATCTCGGTCAACTGGAAACGCTGGTTAGGATGCGCCATGGTGGGGATGCTTGA